From one Halosimplex rubrum genomic stretch:
- a CDS encoding DUF2306 domain-containing protein: MTPEELTLWAHVAAGFVALFAGLGAFLTTKGGRRHRRLGRAYVYAMAFVSGSALALFAFEATDLRRFLALVAVFSFYFAFSGYRVLGRKRPADGAAAVDWAAVGLVGAASVGLLAMGGVMVLGGDSFAPVALVFGGIGAIFAGTDALKFRRERDRGAWVPEHVTRMGAGYIATVTAFATVNFGFLPSVARWLGPTVVGTPVLIYLSATYKEKLAPA, encoded by the coding sequence ATGACTCCGGAGGAACTGACGCTGTGGGCGCACGTCGCGGCGGGGTTCGTGGCGCTCTTTGCGGGGCTGGGCGCGTTCCTCACGACGAAGGGTGGGCGCCGACACCGTCGGCTGGGGCGGGCGTACGTCTACGCGATGGCGTTCGTCTCCGGGTCGGCGCTGGCGCTGTTCGCCTTCGAGGCGACCGACCTCCGACGGTTCCTCGCGCTGGTGGCCGTGTTCAGTTTCTACTTCGCGTTCTCGGGGTATCGGGTGCTGGGGCGCAAGCGTCCGGCGGACGGCGCGGCGGCGGTCGACTGGGCGGCGGTCGGGCTGGTGGGGGCGGCGAGCGTCGGCCTGCTCGCGATGGGCGGCGTGATGGTGCTCGGTGGTGACTCGTTCGCGCCGGTGGCGCTGGTGTTCGGCGGGATCGGTGCGATCTTCGCGGGCACGGACGCCCTGAAGTTTCGGCGCGAGCGCGACCGCGGCGCCTGGGTGCCCGAACACGTCACCCGGATGGGAGCCGGCTACATCGCGACGGTGACGGCGTTCGCGACCGTCAACTTCGGCTTCCTCCCGAGCGTCGCGCGATGGCTGGGGCCGACCGTCGTCGGGACGCCGGTCCTGATCTACCTCTCGGCGACCTACAAGGAGAAGCTCGCTCCGGCGTAG
- the mvk gene encoding mevalonate kinase, producing the protein MVTASAPGKVYLFGEHAVVYGEPAVPCAIDRRARVTVERRADDHLRVHAEDLSLDGFTVEYGGTTGSDPDVDVSQSLVEAATGYVDAAVEQARDAAGAPDAGFDITIESEIPLGAGLGSSAAVTAAGIYAAAEELGADLSTDEVAERAYSAELAVQEGNASRADTFCSATGGAVRVEGDDCRSLDAPELPFVVGFDGGAGDTGALVSGVRELKNSYDFAADTVAAVGDLVRNGEDALAAGDLAELGELMDFNHGLLSALGVSSRSLDAMVWAARDAGALGAKLTGAGGGGCVVALDETEETETALRYLPGCEETFQAELATEGVRVE; encoded by the coding sequence ATGGTTACCGCGAGCGCTCCCGGGAAGGTGTATCTCTTCGGGGAGCACGCAGTGGTGTACGGCGAGCCGGCGGTGCCCTGCGCTATCGACCGCCGCGCGCGGGTGACGGTCGAGCGACGGGCCGACGACCACCTCCGCGTCCACGCCGAGGACCTCAGCCTCGACGGGTTCACCGTCGAGTACGGCGGGACGACCGGTAGCGACCCGGACGTGGACGTGTCCCAGTCGCTCGTCGAGGCGGCGACCGGCTACGTCGACGCCGCGGTCGAGCAGGCACGCGACGCCGCCGGCGCGCCCGACGCCGGCTTCGATATCACCATCGAGAGCGAGATCCCGCTGGGCGCCGGCCTCGGCTCCTCGGCGGCGGTCACCGCCGCGGGCATCTACGCGGCCGCGGAAGAGCTGGGGGCCGACCTCTCGACCGACGAGGTCGCCGAGCGCGCCTACTCGGCCGAGCTGGCCGTCCAGGAGGGCAACGCCTCCCGGGCGGACACGTTCTGCTCGGCGACGGGCGGCGCCGTCCGCGTGGAGGGCGACGACTGCCGCTCGCTCGACGCGCCCGAGCTCCCCTTCGTCGTGGGCTTCGACGGCGGCGCGGGCGATACGGGCGCGCTCGTCTCGGGCGTGCGCGAGCTGAAGAACTCCTACGACTTCGCCGCGGACACCGTGGCGGCCGTCGGCGACCTGGTGCGCAACGGCGAGGACGCGCTCGCGGCCGGCGACCTCGCCGAACTCGGGGAGCTGATGGACTTCAACCACGGCCTGCTGTCGGCGCTGGGGGTCTCCTCGCGGTCGCTGGACGCGATGGTGTGGGCGGCCCGCGACGCGGGCGCGCTCGGGGCGAAACTGACGGGCGCGGGCGGCGGCGGCTGCGTCGTCGCGCTCGACGAGACCGAGGAGACGGAGACGGCGCTGCGCTATCTCCCCGGCTGCGAGGAGACGTTCCAGGCGGAACTGGCCACCGAGGGAGTCCGCGTCGAATGA
- a CDS encoding DUF5518 domain-containing protein has product MDEGNTLVNALIGAVVSTVAGFFLPFAPMFGGALAGYFQGGTRSDGLKVGALSGTIALLPSAAIAFVIFSIFGFIAVGSGEAAGFAIGGVIILFLFVFLVLYFVGLSALGGWIGNYVKYDTDIDL; this is encoded by the coding sequence ATGGACGAAGGCAACACGCTCGTCAACGCGCTGATCGGTGCCGTAGTATCGACGGTCGCGGGCTTTTTCCTCCCGTTCGCCCCGATGTTCGGCGGTGCGCTCGCGGGGTACTTCCAGGGCGGGACGCGCTCGGACGGGCTGAAAGTCGGTGCCCTGTCGGGTACGATCGCGTTGCTCCCGTCCGCCGCGATCGCGTTCGTTATCTTCAGTATCTTCGGCTTCATCGCCGTCGGGAGCGGCGAGGCGGCGGGCTTCGCGATCGGTGGGGTCATCATTCTCTTCCTCTTCGTGTTTCTGGTGCTCTACTTCGTCGGGTTGAGCGCCCTGGGCGGCTGGATCGGCAACTACGTCAAGTACGACACGGACATCGACCTCTGA
- a CDS encoding isopentenyl phosphate kinase, translated as MTTVLKLGGSVVTEKDSPETVDDAALARAAEAVADFDGDLVLVHGGGSFGHHAAAERGVSADSGTRSAADARAIHDAMGRLNAAVLDALHEAGVEALPVRPLSLASRDADGDLSLPTGSVATMLAEGFVPVLHGDGVVQSGSGVTVTSGDDLVVALAGDGALDVGRVGLCSTVPGVLDEDGDVIARIERFAEAADALGGSDATDVTGGMAAKVEKLLALGAPAHVFGSEGLDEFVAGGSPGTVVRGE; from the coding sequence ATGACGACGGTCCTGAAACTCGGCGGGAGCGTCGTCACCGAGAAGGACTCACCCGAGACCGTCGACGACGCGGCGCTCGCGCGGGCGGCCGAGGCGGTGGCCGACTTCGACGGCGACCTGGTCCTCGTCCACGGGGGCGGGAGCTTCGGCCACCACGCCGCGGCCGAGCGCGGTGTTTCGGCCGACTCGGGTACCCGCTCGGCGGCGGACGCCCGGGCGATCCACGACGCGATGGGGCGGCTCAACGCCGCCGTCCTCGACGCGCTCCACGAGGCGGGCGTCGAGGCGCTCCCGGTGAGACCCCTGTCGCTCGCCAGCCGCGACGCCGACGGCGACCTCTCCCTGCCGACCGGGAGCGTCGCGACGATGCTGGCCGAGGGGTTCGTCCCGGTGCTCCACGGCGACGGGGTCGTCCAGTCGGGGTCCGGTGTGACGGTCACGAGCGGCGACGACCTCGTCGTCGCGCTGGCCGGCGACGGCGCGCTCGACGTGGGTCGGGTCGGCCTCTGCTCGACGGTTCCCGGGGTCCTCGACGAGGACGGCGACGTGATCGCGCGGATCGAGCGGTTCGCCGAGGCCGCCGACGCGCTGGGGGGCAGCGACGCGACCGACGTGACCGGGGGGATGGCCGCCAAGGTCGAGAAGCTGCTCGCGCTCGGCGCGCCGGCGCACGTCTTCGGCTCCGAGGGGCTCGACGAGTTCGTCGCCGGCGGGTCGCCGGGGACCGTCGTCCGCGGGGAGTGA
- a CDS encoding molybdopterin-dependent oxidoreductase, protein MDGRERVAVGWAATAVVWLVGILAAAPLVGGHPLAVAAQVVIEASPGTVATLAIETLGAAAQPALMVAIAVAAVAAAAGIAAFAEGYGTTRAQERYLATGVSVAVVVLTAAGFRAAADGVFWRWTLATALALLPPGLLRVASGGHRPSVGRRRTLRNLGGAVGLAAGGGVVARSLGRPATSSDGPQPGESLDAVVEKRAEGTTTPDSGRTVTTAATGEILESRSTTENVVVSVAEADADPVFGYGFAGMTPAVGTAADHYVVDKNVSNPSVDAERWSLSVGGAVRESYDLSFSELVTHPEARDMTVTTACISNSVGGNLISTAEWRAVPVRALLADAGVPDAAEDVVTRAADGYTEAIPWDVVSEREDVVLAVGMDGRTLPKEHGFPARLLIPGRYGMKSTKWVEDIEVSAGDHESYWEARGWVEEAVVNTLSYVRGVQRRGDRVAVGGVAYGGRRGIDGVEVSLDGGDTWADAELEAPPSPHAWRRFRHVAELPDSGPKDVVVRATDGTGALQTREETGAHPGGSTGWHSVTVSL, encoded by the coding sequence ATGGACGGACGAGAGCGCGTAGCCGTCGGGTGGGCCGCGACGGCGGTCGTGTGGCTGGTCGGGATCCTCGCGGCCGCGCCGCTGGTGGGCGGCCACCCGCTGGCGGTCGCCGCACAGGTCGTGATCGAGGCCTCGCCCGGAACCGTGGCGACGCTGGCTATCGAGACGCTGGGCGCGGCCGCACAGCCAGCGCTGATGGTCGCGATTGCGGTCGCGGCGGTGGCCGCCGCAGCGGGGATCGCCGCCTTCGCGGAGGGGTACGGCACGACTCGCGCGCAGGAGCGATACCTCGCGACCGGCGTCTCGGTGGCGGTCGTCGTCCTGACGGCGGCGGGCTTTCGCGCGGCGGCCGACGGCGTCTTCTGGCGGTGGACGCTCGCGACGGCGCTGGCGCTGCTACCGCCCGGGCTCCTCCGCGTGGCGAGCGGCGGGCACCGCCCGTCGGTGGGACGGCGCCGGACGCTCCGAAACCTCGGCGGCGCCGTCGGGCTGGCGGCGGGCGGCGGCGTGGTCGCGCGGAGCCTCGGCCGGCCGGCGACCTCCAGCGACGGGCCCCAGCCCGGCGAGTCGCTGGACGCGGTCGTCGAGAAGCGCGCGGAGGGGACGACGACGCCCGACTCCGGGCGGACGGTGACGACCGCTGCGACCGGCGAGATCCTCGAATCCCGCAGCACCACCGAGAACGTCGTCGTCTCGGTCGCCGAGGCCGACGCGGACCCGGTCTTCGGCTACGGTTTCGCGGGCATGACCCCGGCGGTCGGGACGGCCGCCGACCACTACGTCGTCGACAAGAACGTCTCCAATCCGAGCGTCGACGCCGAGCGGTGGTCGCTGTCGGTCGGCGGGGCGGTACGGGAGTCGTACGACCTGTCCTTCTCGGAGCTGGTCACCCACCCCGAGGCCCGCGATATGACCGTCACGACGGCGTGCATCTCCAACTCCGTCGGCGGGAACCTGATCAGTACCGCGGAGTGGCGGGCGGTGCCGGTGCGGGCGCTGCTGGCGGACGCGGGCGTCCCCGACGCCGCCGAGGACGTGGTGACCCGGGCGGCGGACGGCTACACCGAGGCGATCCCGTGGGACGTGGTGAGCGAGCGCGAGGACGTCGTGCTCGCGGTGGGAATGGACGGTCGGACCCTGCCGAAAGAGCACGGGTTCCCGGCGCGGCTCCTGATCCCCGGACGCTACGGCATGAAGTCGACGAAGTGGGTCGAGGACATCGAGGTCAGCGCCGGCGACCACGAGAGCTACTGGGAGGCCCGCGGCTGGGTCGAGGAGGCCGTCGTCAACACGCTCTCGTACGTCCGCGGGGTCCAGCGCCGCGGCGACCGCGTCGCGGTCGGCGGGGTCGCCTACGGCGGCCGCCGCGGGATCGACGGCGTCGAGGTGAGTCTCGACGGCGGCGACACGTGGGCCGACGCCGAACTCGAAGCCCCGCCCTCTCCGCACGCCTGGCGGCGCTTCCGCCACGTCGCCGAGCTACCGGACTCGGGACCGAAAGACGTGGTCGTCCGCGCCACCGACGGGACGGGCGCCCTGCAGACGCGCGAGGAGACCGGCGCCCATCCCGGCGGGTCGACGGGCTGGCACTCCGTGACCGTCTCGCTGTGA
- a CDS encoding RNase J family beta-CASP ribonuclease produces MEIEIATIGGYEEVGRQMTAVRAGDDVVVFDMGLNLSKVLIHDNVETERMHSLDLIDMGAIPDDRIMSDLEGDVKAIVPTHGHLDHIGAISKLAHRYDAPIVATPFTIELVKQQIKSEEKFGVQNDLKKMEAGETMSIGERNELEFVNVTHSIIDAINPVLHTPEGAVVYGLDKRMDHTPVIGDPIDMKRFREIGREGEGVLCYIEDCTNANKKGRTPSESVARRHLKDVMYSLEDYDGGIVATTFSSHIARVTSLVEFAEDIGRQPVLLGRSMEKYSGTAERLDFVDFPEDLGMYGHRKSVDRTFKRIMNEGKENFLPIVTGHQGEPRAMLTRMGRGETPYEIDDGDKVIFSARVIPEPTNEGQRYQSEKLLGMQGARIYDDIHVSGHLNKEGHYEMLDALQPQHVIPAHQDMAGFSDYVNLAESEGYKLGRDLHVTRNGNLIQLVE; encoded by the coding sequence ATGGAAATCGAAATCGCAACTATCGGCGGCTACGAGGAAGTCGGCCGCCAGATGACGGCAGTTCGCGCAGGCGACGACGTCGTGGTGTTCGACATGGGCCTGAACCTCTCGAAGGTCCTCATCCACGACAACGTCGAGACCGAACGGATGCATAGCCTCGACCTGATCGACATGGGTGCGATCCCCGACGACCGCATCATGTCCGACCTGGAGGGCGACGTGAAGGCCATCGTGCCGACACACGGCCACCTTGACCACATCGGTGCCATCTCCAAGCTGGCCCACCGCTACGACGCGCCCATCGTCGCGACGCCGTTCACCATCGAGCTGGTCAAACAGCAGATCAAGAGCGAGGAGAAGTTCGGCGTCCAGAACGACCTGAAGAAGATGGAGGCCGGCGAGACGATGAGCATCGGCGAGCGCAACGAGCTGGAGTTCGTCAACGTCACCCACTCCATCATCGACGCGATCAACCCGGTCCTGCACACGCCCGAGGGCGCCGTCGTCTACGGGCTGGACAAGCGCATGGACCACACGCCGGTCATCGGCGACCCCATCGACATGAAGCGGTTCCGGGAGATCGGCCGCGAGGGCGAGGGCGTCCTCTGTTACATCGAGGACTGTACCAACGCCAACAAGAAGGGTCGCACGCCCTCCGAGTCAGTCGCGCGACGGCACCTCAAGGACGTGATGTACTCCCTGGAGGACTACGACGGCGGCATCGTCGCCACGACCTTCAGCTCCCACATCGCGCGGGTCACCTCGCTGGTCGAGTTCGCCGAGGACATCGGCCGTCAGCCGGTGCTGCTGGGTCGTTCGATGGAGAAGTACTCCGGCACGGCCGAGCGACTCGACTTCGTCGACTTCCCGGAGGACCTGGGGATGTACGGCCACCGCAAGTCCGTCGACCGGACGTTCAAGCGGATCATGAACGAGGGCAAGGAGAACTTCCTCCCCATCGTCACCGGTCACCAGGGCGAACCGCGCGCGATGCTCACCCGAATGGGTCGCGGCGAGACACCCTACGAGATCGACGACGGCGACAAAGTCATCTTCTCGGCTCGGGTCATCCCGGAGCCGACCAACGAGGGCCAGCGCTACCAGAGCGAGAAACTGCTGGGTATGCAGGGCGCGCGCATCTACGACGACATCCACGTCTCGGGCCACCTGAACAAGGAGGGCCACTACGAGATGCTCGACGCGCTCCAGCCTCAGCACGTCATCCCGGCCCACCAGGACATGGCCGGGTTCTCGGACTACGTCAACCTGGCCGAGAGCGAGGGGTACAAGCTGGGTCGGGACCTGCACGTCACGCGCAACGGCAACCTGATCCAGCTGGTCGAGTAG